One genomic window of Verrucomicrobiia bacterium includes the following:
- a CDS encoding L-fucose isomerase, producing the protein MKVNRPAARLIGALPKVGIRPAIDGRRKGVRESLEKTTMAMARSVARLISERLRHTCGKKVECVVGATCIGGVAEAAMVDEQFRQEGVGVSLTVTPCWCYGSETMDMDLLRPKAVWGFNGTERPGAVYLAAVSAGHTQKGLPVFSIYGRNVQDIGDAEIPPEVQEKILRFTKSGLALATIRGKSYLSVGGVSMGIAGSIVNQDFFEDYLGMRVECVDMTELVRRIEEQIYDEREFKRALAWVKQHCREGKDYNRTPRDAARKAWEWEFVVKCAMIVRDLMLGNEALAAKGFVEESLGHNAIVAGFQGQRQWTDHYPNGDFLEAILSSSFDWNGIREPILVATENDCLNGACMLLGHQVTDTAQIFADVRTYWSPEAVKRVTGRELTGVAAGGVLHLINSGAAALDGCGKLKKEGRPVIKPWWEITPEEAQACLEATTWPPAIYEYFRGGGFSSAYGTRANMPATMFRLNLVKGLGPALQIAEGQLVDLPEEIYTVLEERTNPTWPSHWFVPNLNGTGPFRDVYSVMNAWGANHCVISYGHIGADLITLASMLRIPVYMHNVGAERIFRPSAWTAFGTADAEAADFRACGHFGPLYGKTRG; encoded by the coding sequence ATGAAAGTGAATCGTCCTGCAGCTCGATTGATTGGCGCCCTGCCCAAGGTGGGTATTCGTCCGGCCATTGATGGCCGGCGCAAAGGGGTGCGTGAATCATTGGAAAAAACGACCATGGCGATGGCCCGCTCGGTGGCCCGGCTCATTTCGGAGCGGCTGCGGCACACCTGCGGCAAGAAGGTGGAATGTGTGGTGGGGGCCACGTGCATTGGAGGCGTGGCCGAGGCGGCGATGGTGGACGAGCAATTCCGGCAGGAAGGGGTGGGGGTGTCGCTGACGGTGACGCCGTGCTGGTGTTATGGGAGCGAGACGATGGACATGGATTTGCTGCGCCCCAAAGCGGTGTGGGGTTTCAACGGCACGGAGCGGCCGGGGGCGGTGTATCTGGCGGCGGTGAGCGCCGGCCACACGCAAAAGGGGCTGCCGGTGTTTTCCATTTACGGGCGGAATGTGCAGGACATTGGCGATGCGGAGATTCCGCCGGAGGTGCAGGAGAAAATCCTGCGGTTCACCAAGTCCGGGCTGGCGCTGGCCACCATCCGCGGCAAATCCTATTTGTCGGTGGGCGGGGTTTCGATGGGGATTGCCGGCTCGATTGTGAATCAGGATTTCTTCGAGGATTACCTGGGCATGCGGGTGGAATGCGTGGACATGACGGAGCTGGTGCGGCGCATCGAGGAGCAGATCTACGATGAACGCGAATTCAAGCGGGCGCTGGCGTGGGTGAAACAGCATTGCCGCGAGGGCAAAGACTACAACCGGACACCGCGCGACGCCGCCCGCAAGGCGTGGGAATGGGAGTTTGTGGTGAAGTGCGCCATGATCGTGCGGGATTTGATGTTGGGCAATGAGGCCCTGGCGGCCAAGGGGTTTGTCGAAGAATCCCTGGGACATAACGCCATCGTGGCCGGTTTCCAGGGGCAGCGCCAGTGGACGGATCATTATCCCAACGGCGACTTTCTGGAGGCCATCCTCAGCTCTTCCTTTGACTGGAATGGCATTCGCGAGCCGATTTTGGTGGCCACGGAAAATGACTGCCTCAACGGCGCCTGCATGTTGCTGGGGCATCAGGTGACAGATACCGCGCAAATTTTCGCCGATGTGCGCACGTACTGGAGTCCGGAGGCGGTCAAACGGGTGACCGGCCGTGAGCTGACCGGCGTGGCGGCTGGGGGCGTGCTGCACCTGATCAACTCCGGGGCGGCGGCGCTCGATGGCTGCGGCAAACTGAAGAAGGAGGGCAGGCCGGTGATCAAGCCCTGGTGGGAAATCACGCCGGAAGAGGCCCAGGCCTGTCTGGAAGCCACCACCTGGCCGCCTGCCATTTATGAGTATTTCCGCGGCGGCGGTTTTTCCAGTGCCTACGGCACACGGGCCAACATGCCGGCCACCATGTTCCGTCTCAACCTGGTCAAAGGCCTTGGCCCCGCTCTGCAAATTGCCGAAGGTCAACTGGTGGATTTGCCGGAGGAGATTTACACGGTGCTGGAGGAACGCACCAATCCCACCTGGCCGTCGCACTGGTTTGTGCCGAATCTGAATGGCACAGGGCCGTTCCGCGATGTTTATTCAGTCATGAACGCGTGGGGGGCCAATCATTGTGTGATCAGTTACGGGCACATAGGGGCGGACTTGATCACCCTGGCTTCCATGTTGCGCATCCCGGTGTACATGCACAACGTCGGCGCGGAGCGCATCTTCCGGCCCTCGGCCTGGACGGCCTTTGGCACGGCGGATGCCGAAGCGGCCGATTTCCGGGCCTGCGGGCACTTTGGGCCGTTGTACGGCAAGACGCGGGGTTGA
- a CDS encoding Gfo/Idh/MocA family oxidoreductase encodes MAERLRCAVIGAGVAGAEWVARLTRGPRTTVVALCDSHPQRARELQERYRIPRLYAAYEETVEQPDLDAVVVATPNHLHAPVGLAALKARKHVLMETPLALNAKEAGKLIEAAQAAKCLLMPAQELRFTRATQLARSCLLHGEVGEVFFARAWWRRHQWPRPGSWRAQRSQAGGGCLVDLGQPLVDLLLHLLNDFQVLQVSATGHILFGPHGSLEQEPNRPPPPAAGIFDVEDTGTACLVLKNNRWLSVETSWGGHFQSDVPEHGAEILGTKASLRLFPAHLSRSGSLGMENILLNAAKPGQVEDCGQHFAHCVLENKKPLITPAEILAVQRIMDAIVQAAATGKPQPLKP; translated from the coding sequence ATGGCTGAGCGACTTCGGTGTGCGGTAATTGGCGCTGGTGTGGCTGGGGCCGAGTGGGTGGCCCGGCTCACCCGCGGCCCGCGCACCACGGTGGTGGCCTTGTGCGACTCGCATCCCCAGCGTGCCCGGGAACTGCAGGAGCGTTATCGTATTCCCCGCTTGTACGCTGCTTATGAGGAAACGGTGGAGCAACCCGATTTGGACGCCGTGGTGGTGGCCACCCCCAATCATCTGCATGCCCCGGTGGGACTGGCGGCGTTGAAGGCGCGCAAGCATGTGCTCATGGAAACGCCCTTGGCCTTGAACGCCAAAGAGGCCGGGAAGCTCATCGAGGCCGCCCAAGCCGCCAAATGCCTCCTCATGCCGGCGCAGGAGCTGCGTTTTACGCGCGCCACCCAGTTGGCCCGCTCCTGCCTGCTCCACGGCGAAGTAGGCGAGGTGTTCTTTGCCCGCGCCTGGTGGCGCCGCCATCAATGGCCGCGGCCCGGCTCCTGGCGCGCGCAACGCAGCCAGGCGGGGGGCGGTTGTCTGGTGGACTTGGGTCAGCCTCTGGTGGACCTGCTGCTTCATCTGCTCAATGATTTTCAAGTGCTGCAGGTCAGCGCCACCGGCCATATCCTCTTCGGCCCTCATGGCAGCCTGGAACAAGAACCCAATCGCCCACCCCCGCCCGCTGCCGGCATTTTCGACGTGGAAGATACCGGGACGGCCTGCCTCGTCCTGAAAAACAATCGCTGGTTGAGCGTGGAAACCAGTTGGGGCGGCCATTTCCAAAGTGACGTCCCGGAACACGGGGCGGAAATCTTGGGCACCAAAGCCAGCTTGCGGCTGTTTCCAGCACATCTCAGCCGCTCCGGCAGCCTGGGCATGGAAAACATCCTCCTCAACGCCGCCAAACCCGGGCAGGTGGAGGATTGCGGCCAGCACTTTGCTCATTGTGTGTTGGAAAACAAGAAACCCTTGATTACCCCTGCGGAAATCCTGGCCGTGCAACGAATCATGGATGCCATCGTCCAGGCTGCTGCCACGGGCAAACCCCAGCCCCTCAAACCCTGA
- a CDS encoding sulfatase-like hydrolase/transferase: protein MNALIFLGACTFLRLLLWFQFKPEAGSVAQVAQGLLIGLHLDLVTALVVSLPWLVWLSVAPRRWVSARWHRWALTALAALGWSITTFLFFVEYFFFEEFKSRFNTVAVDYLLYPKEVGTNIWESYPVVLIVVLSLAGGFLLARTVWRWTGNLAVALAANPFARRQRAVWAVVAGLLLVLGLPLRLSEARFSPDRLLNEIANNGQLSFIHAAMTRHMDFSAFYRTLPPEEAWRRSLQLVGANPETGGTLAGSFQRLVPGDPARPRLNVVLLLEESLGSEFWGVLGAGYNGMTNSFTPCLDALAEREGLLFTNLYATGNRTIRGLEGVLASFPPLPGDSIVARDRSDHIETIASVLRRDGYETFFIYGGRSLFDGMGKFALQNGYQRFIEQKDFAHPTFTTSWGVCDEDLFDRLLQECRQLHQAGRPFLATSLSVSNHKPYTYPPGRIPEDPDKHWRHHAVKYADYALGRFFEQARREPFYTNTIFVVVADHGARVYGRQTIPLHSYRIPLLIVGPAVVPHPARNGVLGGSMDVAPTVLGLIHRPYLSVFFGQDLCRIPPEQGRALVQHNRDIGMIRGQHMVVLGLNKTIEYYHRDTPAGEFHKVEQPTSADRELLGDAISLFQIADTLYLQQRYWVHTDPASTSSGLSAGLPPPARH from the coding sequence TTGAATGCGTTGATTTTCCTCGGCGCCTGCACTTTTCTCCGGCTGCTCTTATGGTTCCAATTCAAGCCTGAAGCCGGCTCGGTGGCCCAGGTGGCCCAGGGTCTGCTCATTGGGCTGCATCTGGACCTGGTGACGGCCTTGGTGGTCTCGCTGCCCTGGCTGGTGTGGTTAAGCGTGGCGCCGCGGCGCTGGGTCTCGGCCCGCTGGCACCGCTGGGCCTTAACCGCGCTCGCCGCCCTGGGCTGGTCCATCACCACATTTCTCTTTTTCGTGGAGTACTTTTTCTTTGAGGAGTTCAAGTCCCGGTTCAATACCGTGGCTGTGGACTACCTGTTATATCCCAAAGAAGTCGGCACCAACATCTGGGAAAGCTACCCGGTGGTGCTGATTGTGGTCCTCAGTCTGGCGGGAGGATTTTTGCTGGCCCGCACCGTCTGGCGGTGGACCGGCAACCTGGCCGTGGCGCTGGCAGCCAACCCATTCGCGCGCCGCCAGCGGGCGGTTTGGGCCGTCGTGGCCGGACTGTTGCTCGTCTTGGGACTGCCACTGCGCCTCTCGGAGGCGCGCTTCAGTCCAGACCGGCTCTTGAACGAGATTGCCAACAATGGCCAGCTCTCCTTTATCCACGCCGCGATGACCCGCCACATGGATTTCAGCGCCTTTTACCGCACCCTGCCCCCGGAGGAGGCATGGCGGCGCAGCTTGCAACTGGTCGGCGCCAACCCCGAAACCGGCGGGACGCTGGCCGGCTCCTTTCAACGTCTGGTCCCGGGCGATCCCGCCAGACCACGCCTGAATGTCGTCTTGTTGCTGGAAGAAAGCCTGGGCTCAGAATTCTGGGGTGTCTTGGGTGCCGGCTACAACGGCATGACCAACAGTTTTACCCCCTGTTTGGATGCGCTGGCCGAACGCGAAGGCTTGCTGTTCACCAACCTCTACGCCACCGGCAACCGCACCATTCGCGGTCTGGAGGGTGTTCTGGCATCTTTCCCGCCGCTGCCGGGAGATTCGATTGTGGCGCGAGACCGGTCAGATCACATCGAAACCATCGCCAGTGTCCTGCGCCGGGACGGTTACGAGACCTTTTTCATCTATGGCGGGCGCAGCCTGTTTGATGGCATGGGCAAGTTTGCCCTGCAAAATGGTTACCAGCGATTCATCGAGCAAAAAGACTTTGCCCACCCCACTTTTACCACCAGTTGGGGGGTGTGCGATGAGGATTTGTTTGACCGCTTGCTGCAGGAATGCCGACAGTTACACCAAGCCGGTCGTCCTTTCCTGGCCACCAGTCTCTCGGTCTCCAACCACAAGCCCTACACCTACCCCCCGGGCCGGATTCCGGAAGACCCGGACAAACACTGGCGGCATCACGCCGTGAAATATGCCGACTATGCCCTCGGCCGGTTCTTTGAACAGGCCCGCCGGGAGCCGTTCTACACGAATACCATCTTCGTGGTGGTGGCCGACCACGGCGCCCGCGTGTACGGGCGCCAGACCATCCCTTTGCATTCTTATCGCATCCCGCTGCTGATTGTGGGGCCCGCGGTCGTCCCCCACCCCGCGCGCAACGGCGTGCTGGGCGGCTCCATGGATGTGGCGCCCACCGTGCTCGGGCTCATCCATCGGCCCTATCTCTCAGTGTTCTTTGGCCAGGATTTATGCCGCATCCCTCCCGAACAAGGCCGCGCCCTTGTGCAACACAACCGCGACATCGGCATGATTCGCGGCCAGCACATGGTGGTGCTGGGGTTGAACAAGACCATTGAATACTATCACCGCGACACTCCCGCCGGAGAATTTCACAAGGTGGAACAGCCCACCTCCGCCGACCGTGAACTGCTCGGCGATGCCATCAGCCTCTTTCAAATCGCCGATACCTTGTACCTGCAACAAAGATATTGGGTGCACACCGACCCGGCCTCCACCTCCTCAGGCCTTTCCGCCGGCCTCCCGCCTCCCGCGCGCCATTAA